A single window of Plasmodium reichenowi strain SY57 chromosome 14, whole genome shotgun sequence DNA harbors:
- a CDS encoding SNARE protein, putative, with amino-acid sequence MSDIYFYSEEINNLLEDFKRILQELEKEEVKNEKTEKYCNDIHFINERIKTAKDAYFIEIRNLSEEEQIENISKIKNKMIILENLNIQFDFKKSKLIYEEDKQAKENKKLLKVRYVSAKDIETKGDIIQDQTDDAIFRMKRMVDESENITKDAAHKLNIQNEKLQKARDKIEDVDINVYSAKQTLKEIAKEAVTDRFVRLMSILIFIVVSVLITVIIISRKQTPAVIHDVMTENEHIRKNKSVRRQEMSPKLT; translated from the coding sequence atgagtgatatatatttttattctgaagaaattaataatttgttagaagattttaaaagaatattacaagaattagaaaaagaagaggtaaaaaatgaaaagacggaaaaatattgtaacgatattcattttataaatgaaaGAATAAAAACAGCCAAAGATGCATATTTTATTGAGATAAGGAATTTAAGTGAAGAGGAAcaaatagaaaatatttcaaaaataaaaaataaaatgataatattagaaaatttaaatattcaatttgattttaaaaaaagtaaattaatatatgaagaagataaacaagcaaaagaaaataaaaaattgttaAAAGTTAGATATGTCTCAGCCAAAGATATAGAAACTAAAGGAGATATTATTCAAGATCAAACGGACGATGCCATTTTTAGAATGAAAAGGATGGTTGATGAATCAGAAAATATTACTAAAGATGCAGCacataaattaaatatacaaaacgaaaaattacaaaaagCAAGAGATAAAATCGAGGATGTTGATATTAATGTATATAGTGCTAAACAAAcattaaaagaaatagCGAAAGAAGCTGTTACAGATAGATTTGTTCGTCTTATGAgtatattaatttttattgtaGTATCTGTACTTATTACTGTTATAATCATATCAAGAAAACAAACGCCTGCTGTAATACATGATGTGATGACGGAAAATGAACATATacgaaaaaataaaagtgtGCGAAGACAAGAAATGAGTCCCAAACTAACATaa
- a CDS encoding hypothetical protein (conserved Plasmodium protein, unknown function), giving the protein MSSVINYEKFDKIDISSSDDDNKKKLNPHLTKLDNKDKVVIGPNGLTILKNNNDEKIKDNKYNKTLKNVEDVKDQNDEYKTTYYETNNEFLNNKNDYINVQNMNNYIADDKKYKDMFINGAVVPYEYIWNQSIHYINAFICLPLNCKAKNLIVDIKEDKLIVKKKNYKCGINNNNNNNNNKQNQHNTQINSFHDNVEILVDKKFPFKINTDEDTQIWEIKNMQINWYTLFNLSNEINNQNVHYSFENYNMLDKQETFLYISVKKINEIENAYIWWSTLFKNEHPIKIENLPSRSSTNKANNTMNSFKTAWDEAHEIFKKNISMKQLPFRIDSS; this is encoded by the coding sequence atGAGCAGCGttataaattatgaaaaattcGATAAAATAGACATAAGTTCATcagatgatgataataagaaaaagtTAAATCCACACTTAACAAAATTAGATAACAAGGACAAAGTTGTTATAGGTCCTAATGGGTTAACAattttaaagaataataatgatgaaaaaataaaagacaataaatataataagacgttaaaaaatgtagaaGACGTAAAAGATCAGAACGATGAATATAAGACCACATATTATGAAACAAATAATGAATttcttaataataaaaatgattatataaatgttcaaaatatgaataattatattgctgatgataaaaaatataaggaTATGTTTATTAATGGAGCTGTGGTTCCATATGAGTATATCTGGAATCAATCaatacattatattaacgcttttatatgtttacCTTTAAATTGTAAAGCTAAAAATTTAATTGTAgatataaaagaagataaattaattgttaaaaaaaaaaattacaaatgtggtattaataataataataataataataataataaacagAATCAACATAACACGCAAATCAATTCATTTCATGATAATGTTGAAATTTTAGTTGATAAAAAATTTCCTTTCAAAATTAATACAGATGAAGACACACAAATATGggaaattaaaaatatgcaAATTAATTGGTATACACTCTTTAATCTTTctaatgaaataaataatcaaaatgtACATTACTCAtttgaaaattataatatgttagACAAACAAgaaacatttttatatatttctgtaaaaaaaataaatgaaattGAAAATGCATATATATGGTGGTCAACcttatttaaaaatgagCATCCaataaaaattgaaaatCTTCCTTCTAGAAGTTCAACAAATAAAGCAAACAATACAATGAATTCTTTTAAGACTGCTTGGGATGAGGCACATGAaatttttaagaaaaatatatctatgAAACAATTACCATTCCGTATAGATTCATCATaa
- a CDS encoding Appr-1-p processing domain protein: MLFNKFFKHDTFHITLSKIVIRNYKTSKKINIGKLITKNKIKNHEKHSIEDIELLLHEKHHDVLESHPTIKNVNKIIDVNYLPVFKKNEKQFNILNKIVLHFGDLSYLKGDAVVNGTNKVFELMKEGNGYDCSGNFLKTCGDELLNDMKNAKEQNKGKSIILTKGYNSSYKHIIHVVEPYYNQTQKLKNCYENVLLTAKDNNFKNVVFPLLGSGISLFKKHDVVISCLEGIYEFMKKRDNFNAIEKIILCTITDSYWMLLRDSIYLYLDINI, encoded by the exons atgctttttaataaattttttaaacatgATACATTCCATATTACATTAAGTAAAATTGTTATACGTAATTATAAAAcaagtaaaaaaataaatattggAAAATtgataacaaaaaataaaataaaaaatcatGAAAAGCATAGTATAGAAGATATAGAATTATTATTGCATGAAAAGCATCATGATGTTTTAGAAAGTCATCCAactataaaaaatgttaataaaataatcGACGTTAATTATCTTCctgtttttaaaaaaaatgaaaaacagtttaatattttaaataaaatagtTCTTCACTTTGGAG atctttcatatttaaaagGTGATGCCGTTGTTAATGGAACAAATAAAGTTTTTGAATTAATGAAGGAAGGGAATGGTTATGATTGTTCAggtaattttttaaaaaccTGTGGAGACGAATTATTGAACGATATGAAAAATGCAAAAGAACAGAATAAAGGAAAAAgtattatattaacaaaaGGTTATAATAGTTCATATAAACACATTATACATGTTGTTGAACCATATTATAATCAAACCCAAAAGTTAAAAAATTGCTATGAAAATGTATTGCTAACAGcaaaagataataattttaaaaatgttgTATTTCCTTTACTGGGTAGTGGCATTAGTTTATTTAAGAAACATGATGTTGTTATCTCATGTTTAGAAGgaatatatgaatttatgaaaaaaagagaTAATTTTAATGCTATTgagaaaataatattatgtacCATTACCGATTCTTATTGGATGCTCTTAAGAGACTctatatatctttatttagatataaatatataa
- a CDS encoding hypothetical protein (conserved Plasmodium protein, unknown function) encodes MEKLDTVTNESPKMNKLRRSLTMSLYFIGISTVSWFICTTSRRKEWADIMLDYVHHKRCSFLSNSWESFLKRLKS; translated from the exons atggAAAAGTTAGATACTGTAACAAATGAATCTCCTAAAATGAACAAATTAA GAAGAAGTTTAACTATGAGTTTGTATTTTATTGGTATATCAACAGTATCATGGTTTATATGTACCACTAGCAGAAGAAAAGAAtg GGCAGATATAATGTTGGATTATGTTCACCATAAAAGATGCTCTTTCTTGTCAAATTCATGGGAATCATTTTTGAAAAGGCTTaaatcataa
- a CDS encoding gamete egress and sporozoite traversal protein, putative — protein MNKFTYCITLLIALVLPIRSIQLHSVNYAPLNYIEIGDTLSNKVGELWHSHLNSFIDIVSTKVVNKLEDDLSNGNNLEKFMILLEDDADIFDASAYEGKNLALIQTEFIRKLKDKFKNSKFGQKLKKLGSKAKEKLLSLYHKHKGKLRHFFSILLKSLVIPIAVQFIRKNLNKWKQRTLEATQKLDQQSKDIAQPIINRLYNSFEEKIEEYSQENKINVDDELNALGQLDKDKQDIQKLEEQEKALLQ, from the exons atgaataaatttACATATTGTATTACCCTCTTGATAGCATTAGTTCTTCCTATAAGATCTATACAACTTCATTCTGTAAATTATGCTCCCTTGAATTATATTGAAA tTGGAGACACACTGTCCAATAAAGTTGGTGAATTATGGCATAGCCATTTAAACTCGTTTATAGACATTGTATCTACAAAAGTTGTTAACAAATTGGAAGATGATTTATCAAATGGAAATAATTTGGAAAAATTCATGATTCTTTTAGAG gATGATGCAGACATCTTTGATGCAAGCGCATACGAGGGGAAAAATCTTGCACTTATACAAACTGAatttataagaaaattaaaggacaaatttaaaaatagtaaatttggacaaaaattaaagaaacTTGGATCAAAGGCAAAGGAAAAGCTTCTTAGTTTGTATCATAAACATAAAGGAAAACTCAGACATTTCTTTAGCATACTTCTTAAAAGCTTAGTTATTCCAATAGCTGTTCAATTTATACGAAAGAATTTAAACAAATGGAAACAAAGAACATTAGAAGCTACTCAGAAACTTGATCAACAATCAAAGGATATAGCACAACCAATTATAAATAGATTATATAACAGTTTCgaagaaaaaattgaaGAATATTCTcaggaaaataaaataaatgtagATGATGAATTAAATGCTCTTGGACAATTAGATAAGGATAAACAAgatatacaaaaattaGAAGAGCAAGAAAAAGCCCTATTACAATAA
- a CDS encoding hypothetical protein (conserved Plasmodium protein, unknown function), protein MPTIGQNKYRANTSAFLDDSRSFKRKSIDEQEDYNIVDDFIYLNKENRNVSNEQHGDLYMNVELGLTRTSAMGINIVNKNSIEDKKSNESYNVKNFEEHIDENDYKLESPLNEIQKYQLTLLRKSNPSCPKPAKCEDDNNKMNKDCRKKSYEEEETYEVPYEKYNMDMSTKSNVKEIRYLQGLKQMGDVKSDKDFKNMMDLKNYKAVQMYKVLPNYKNMPDNKNMPDNKNLQANKNLQANKNLQANKNLQVNNNIPNSYNVSINKNLPIHKNLLTYKETNMPKDQVLINPRRNDELLYNTNDISNIKRVHEEKLGKSEYVNVNNSSVASSNVLNDSRQKGMVEIRLKDNIYDERLISDGYEKKKMYYIKHNDTKDRKENEVQPMIKDNKLYKYGETIIYSDRDKKENIIKLNDKYLNDMNVKKGNYYSSEENIKDNYIIVKNNTNVYNKKKENNNNNNYNDDNNDDNNDNNNNNNDYYYYNNDDENDRNYYIPTQNKGIMIDDKLKMGSKIVKDKYKLYKRVDYEESRKQKKNNDEFGDAYIVENMNEHAIYENVKNLKDHDLDENSNNFSSNRYDKGKYGIQIDKRNPKNNINKSNINYNDNKYKNIHKMNNNYNNDDDDGNNNGNNNDYNDDAYDYYDHYHKGDDTNNKVQINKFNRKEETTIINVCSEKKPYDERPKSKNIMHKHDEQDEHNKNVKIMNKKKYCTNNSIQGKSGSERVVGYRSSDNNNNNNNNNNNKNNNNKNNSSSNNNISSNNMCNKNMNISRKSLNVSSKIKNDKSITYISFDEITNFDFEMNNDYMNEMISELLAITKDHEWTKQIDNLINLRKILKFHHKLFFENHSKELRKISRCIIELLNSPRSSVSKNSLLCLSEFYSIGKKKMDNTLDDVILPCLKKAYQTSTDFLSSAANNTLLSICNSCSESKLILHFVKIITSKQKTYNLICLKCLIAVIIKFEDNIIKFKEINKLIEAILECTSVGSAEIKCTARVALVVLDNIYPIKKLCSKLHISAEKIKKIENLTDRTSENEIDLVLGKIKFN, encoded by the exons ATGCCTACAATAGGACAGAATAAATATAGAGCTAACACAAGCGCGTTTCTAGATG ATTCACGAAGTTTCAAAAGAAAATCAATTGATGAACAGGAAGACTATAACATTGTAGATGATTTCATATATCtaaataaagaaaacaGAAATGTGTCAAATGAACAACATGgagatttatatatgaatgtGGAATTAGGATTAACACGTACTAGTGCTATGGGTATAAATATagttaataaaaatagcATAGAAGATAAAAAATCGAATGAATCTTATAATGTTAAAAATTTTGAAGAACACATAGATGAGAATGATTATAAGTTGGAGTCTCCATTAAATGAGATT CAAAAGTATCAGCTCACATTACTGAGAAAAAGTAATCCGTCATGTCCTAAACCAGCAAAATGTGAAGACGATAATAACAAGATGAATAAAGACTGTAGAAAGAAATCTTATGAGGAAGAGGAAACATATGAAGTTCcttatgaaaaatataatatggaTATGTCAACAAAAAGTAATGTAAAGGAAATTAGATATTTACAGGGATTAAAACAAATGGGAGATGTTAAATCCGACAAAGATTTTAAGAATATGATggatttaaaaaattataaagCTGTACAAATGTATAAGGTACTACcgaattataaaaatatgccagataataaaaatatgccagataataaaaatttacaagctaataaaaatttacaagctaataaaaatttacaagctaataaaaatttacaagttaataataatataccaAATAGTTATAACGTgtcaataaataaaaacttacctatacataaaaacctattaacatataaagAAACTAATATGCCAAAAGATCAAGTGTTAATTAACCCTAGAAGGAATGATGaacttttatataatacaaatgacatatcaaatataaaaagagTACATGAAGAAAAATTAGGAAAGTCAGAATATGTGAATGTAAATAATAGTTCAGTAGCAAGCTCAAATGTTTTGAATGATAGTAGACAGAAAGGTATGGTAGAAATAAGATTGAAAGATAACATATATGATGAAAGGTTAATATCTGATGGttatgaaaagaaaaaaatgtattatataaaacataacGATACAAAGGATAGGAAAGAGAACGAGGTACAACCTATGATTAAggataataaattatataagtatggagaaacaataatatattctgATAGAGacaaaaaggaaaatattataaaattaaatgataagTATTTAAATGATATGAATGTAAAGAAAGGAAATTATTATAGTAgtgaagaaaatataaaagacaattatattatagtgaaaaataatacaaatgtatataataaaaaaaaagaaaataacaacaataataattataatgatgataataatgatgataataatgataataataataataataatgattattattattataataatgatgatgaaaatgatcgtaattattatattccaACTCAAAATAAAGGCATAATGATTGATGATAAGTTAAAAATGGGGTCAAAAATAGTGAAAgacaaatataaattatacaaGAGAGTAGATTATGAAGAAAGtagaaaacaaaaaaaaaataatgatgaattTGGAGATGCATATATTGTTGAGAATATGAATGAACATGcaatatatgaaaatgtTAAGAATTTAAAGGATCATGACTTGGATGAAAATTCTAATAATTTTAGTAGCAATAGATATGATAAAGGAAAATATGGCATACAAATTGATAAGAGGAAtccaaaaaataatattaataaaagcaatataaattataatgataataaatataaaaatatacacaaaatgaataataattataataatgatgatgatgatggtaataataatggtaataataatgattataatgatgatgcttatgattattatgatcATTATCATAAGGGTGATGATACCAATAATAAAGTCCAAATTAACAAATTCAATAGAAAAGAAGAAACTACTATAATTAATGTGTGTTCTGAAAAAAAGCCGTATGATGAACGTCCcaaaagtaaaaatataatgcATAAACATGACGAACAAGatgaacataataaaaatgttaaaattatgaataagaaaaaatattgtacAAATAACAGTATACAGGGGAAAAGTGGGTCCGAAAGGGTTGTAGGATATCGTTCATctgataataataataataataataataataataataataaaaataataataataaaaataatagtagtagtaataataatattagtagtaataatatgtgtaataaaaatatgaacataAGTAGAAAGAGCCTAAATGTTAGTTcgaaaataaaaaatgataaaagcataacatatatatcGTTTGATGAAATTACAAATTTTGATTTTGAAATGaataatgattatatgAATGAAATGATATCAGAATTATTAGCTATTACAAAAGATCATGAATGGACAAAACAAATagataatttaattaacttaagaaaaattttaaaatttcatcataaattattttttgaaaatcattcaaaagaattaagaaaaatttCGAGGTGTATTATCGAATTATTAAATAGTCCTAGATCGAGTGTGTCaaaaaattctttattatgtttatctgaattttattcaataggtaaaaaaaaaatggataaTACATTGGATGATGTAATATTACCATGTTTAAAAAAGGCTTATCAGACTTCTACTGATTTTTTGAGTAGTGCAGcaaataatacattattGTCCATATGTAATTCATGTAGTGAGAGCAAGTTGATTTTACACTTTgttaaaattataacatC AAAACAGAAGACATATAACTTGATTTGTCTGAAATGCCTAATTGCGGTCATAATTAAATTTGAGgataacataataaaatttaaggaaataaataaattgaTAGAAGCCATACTAGAG TGTACCTCGGTTGGAAGCGCAGAAATAAAGTGCACAGCAAGGGTTGCCTTAGTTGTGTTAGACAA TATATATCCTATAAAAAAGTTGTGTAGTAAATTACACATATCCGcagaaaaaataaaaaag ATTGAAAATTTAACAGATAGAACGTCAGAAAATGAAATCGACCTTGTTTTGGggaaaattaaatttaattaa
- a CDS encoding hypothetical protein (conserved Plasmodium protein, unknown function), whose product MVAKKKDVKVALKKKPMKSTGKLAKIKAAKVKGGVSNKQKLKSKKLINKKAKVVKSKKELPSKKKMMKKVLTKKTIKKKK is encoded by the exons ATGGttgcaaaaaaaaaagacgTTAAAGTTGCTCTTAAAAAGAAACCAATGAAGAGCACTGGAAAATTAGCCAAAATTAAGGCTGCAAAAGTTAAGGGAGGTGTATCCAATAAACAAAAGTTGAAGtcaaaaaaatt AATTAACAAGAAAGCTAAAGTAGTTAAAAGCAAAAAAGAATTACCAAgcaaaaagaaaatgatgaaaaaagtcctcacaaaaaaaaccattaaaaagaaaaaataa